In the Burkholderia multivorans ATCC BAA-247 genome, GCGCGTCTCGCCGTACGGAATATGCGTGAGCGCTTCCCAGACGCGCTGCTGGAACGCGGTCGGCGCGATGTCGAGCGGCAAGTCGAAGGTGTGCCGCGTGCCGTCCAGATAGGCGCCGATCTGCGCGATGAACGGTGCGAGCCGCGCCGGCGATTCGACGAGCTCGGCCCGCGCGAAGCTCGCCTTCAGTTCGTGCACGAGCGCAGCCGGTTCGTCGCCGAACGCGATCCGGCAAATGCCTTTGTCGGTCGCGGCGACGAGCACCGTGCCGAGCGACGTCGGCGCGGTCGCATAGTCGATCCGCAGCCCCGCGCCCTGCCGGCGAAACGCGGACGGCGCCATCCCGAGCTCGCGCGGCACCGACGCGTAGAGCCGCGACGGCGAATTGAAGCCGGCGTCGACCGCGGCGCGCGTGACGGGCTGCCCGCGCTGCAGCGCCTGGCGCAGCGCGGCGCCGCGCTGTGCGGCCTGGTATTGCCGCGGCGACACGCCGACGACGCGCTTGAACAGCCGCTGAAGATGAAACCGGCTCACATGCACGGCGTCGCTCAGCTGCTGCAGCGTCAGCCGCTCCGAATGGGCATCGAGCACCGCGCAGGCGCGATTGACGATCTCGAGCTCGCGCGGCAGCCCTTCCGGCTGACAGCGCTTGCAGGGCCGGAAGCCTGCCGCCCGCGCGGCGGCCGGATCGTCGAAGAACGCCACGTGCTCGCGGCGCGGCAGCCGCGACGCGCAGCTCGGACGGCAGAACACGCCCGTCGTGCGGACTGCGTAGAAAAACGCGCCGTCCGCGTGCGGATCGCGGGCAGTCACGGCGCCCCAGCGGGCATCGTCGGTCGGATAGGCGGTTTTCATCGTAACCTCGCACTCTCGAGTGTAGACGGTGCCCACTTTAGGCGCCGGCACGTACAGTCGCGCGCCGAATCTTGCGCTGTCATCCGCGGCGCAAATCGGGGCCGCAAGCGACGCCGCCTGTCATCGCGCCGTCACAATTTTGCTGCACTGCGGGTGCGACAAAACGCCGTCCTGACGTTTTTTTACACACACGATATTGCATCGCACCATTCGTATGTGTATAGTGGTTCCTGTCTCCTCCATGTCTCCTCCTGATATGGATTAAGCCCGTTCCGCGTGAACGGGCTTTTTTTCGTCCGTCGATTGTGCCGCGTTCCGGCCGATGCGCGTGCGTGGTCTACACTCGATGAACCTTGCCTGGCGAAGGAGCGTTCGTCCATGAAACCGACCCTGCGCGGCATCGACCACGTCGTGCTGCGCGTCACCGACATGGCCGCGATGACGCGCTTTTACTGCGATGCCGTCGGCTGTCACGTCGAGAAGGAGCAGCCCGATCTCGGCCTCGTGCAACTGCGCGCCGGCGACGCGCTGATCGACCTGCTCGCCGTCGGCAGCAAGATCGACCGCGCCGACAGCGGGCCGCCCGGCGCCGGGCGCAACGTCGATCACGTGTGCCTGCGCGTCGAACCGTTCGACCCCGACGCGCTGATCGCGCACTTCGCCCGTTTCGGTGCGCGGCCCGGCGAGCCGATCGAGCGCTACGGCGCCGGCGGCTACGGGCCGTCGATCTACCTGTTCGATCCGGAAGGAAACATGCTGGAGTTCAAGGGGCCGCCTGCCGTCGTCGGCTGAGCGTGCGGCCCGCGGATGGCGCGCTCACGCGTCGGCGCGCGCCTTCAGCGTCGTCCATTCGACGGCGACCGGATCGTGATCGGCGCTCGAGATCCACGCGGCGCCGTCCTGCACCGTGCACTGCAGGCGCATCGTGCGCTCCGCGAGGCGGCCAAGCGCGGCCGCGACGCCTTCCGCGAGCGACAGCACCTGCACGTTGCGCAGCCGCTCGACCTTGCTGCGCACGCCCTGCCACCAGATATCCGACGCCTTCCCGCCGTACGCGATCACCGTGACCTGTGCGGCGCGGCCCGCTGCCTTCGCGATGCGCCGCTCGTCGGGCTGGCCGACCTCGATCCATGCGTCGATCGCGCCGGTCAGATCCTTCTGCCACAGATCGGGCTCGTCGGTGTCCGACAATCCCTTGCCGAACTCGAGACGCTCGTGCGCGAGCAGCGCGAACGTGGCGATCCGCACCATCATCCGTTCGTCGGTTTCGGACGGATGACGCGCGACCGTCAGCGCATGATCGGCGTAGTAATGCCGATCCATGTCGGCGATTTGCAGTTCGGCTTTGTAGATCGTGGATTTCAGCGCCATGCGGATGCGGCCCGGGCGGGCATTCGGTTCGGTCGGGCCGTGATGATACCGAATGCGTGCGGCCGCGCGTGTCGCCGCATGCCCACAGCACAACGGCCCGGCATTGCCGGGCCGCGTCCGATCCGCGCCGCCGGCTCGGCGAGCCGGCGCACGCGGTGCCTGCCGCGTCGCGTCGTCGTGCGACTGCGCGTTACTGCTTGATGAAGCGCGCGTCCGTCCAGAGACCTTGCTGGTCGCTGTTGTCCGCGCTGACGAACTGCACGTCGCCGTGCTCGACCGACACCACGCGGAAACGCTGGCCTTCCGGTACCGACAGGCAACGGAAGTCGTCGAAGTACTGCTGCTTCGCCTGCGCCTTGCCGTCGCGTTCGTGACTCAGTACGGAATCCAGATTGTCTTTCGACAGGCAGCCCCAGGCATTCTTCGTCAACTGGATTTCCTGCTTCGGCTGAACGGCTACATCGCCGCCCGCCTGGGCAATCGACACCATCGCACACGCGCCGACGAGGGCAAGAAAGACACCGGTACGCTTCATCATGTTTTGTCTCCAGGCTTGCGGGCACCAGGCTGGGGTTAGCTATGTGTTTAAAGGTGATCGTGAACCCGCGTTTTTCACTTTAGAAGACCGGCAAACGATAGCAAGCACATTTGTTGTGCGATCGCAATAGCGGCGAATTGTCGCACCCTGCGCGCGAGCGTTTTTTGGCGTCGGCAACGCCCGCCGCGCTTCGGCTACACGGCGGCCGGATTGATGGCGACAGTTCGCAGAGCGTTGCGGGACAAGGCTTTCAACGCAGTTACAGCGCACGGCATGAACGGTTTGGATAATCCATTTCGATGTCCAGACCATTTTGATGCAACGCACATAAAGTCGTGCGACGCGCTGCCCGATTATTGCGCTGCGCTATCCGATTTACATCATTCAAGAAAAATGCCAGAAATAAGCCGATCCGTATTTATCCGGATCGGCCCGGCCATTCGCGCGGTTCGATTACGCCGCTTGCTGCTTCGCAAAATAGTCGCGCTGGAAGATGCACATCCGATACGCGTTGTGATACGTGCCGTTGCCGAAAAATTCTTCCTTCAATTCGGCCTCGTGCTGAAAACCGCACTTTTCGTAGATGTGAATCGCCGCCGCGTTCGACGTATCGACGATCAGATACAGCTTGCGCAGGTTCAGCACCTTGAACGCGTACTCGATCGCGAGCCGCGTTGCCTGCCCCGCATAGCCGCGCCCCTGACGCTGCGGCGCGATGATGATCTGGAACTCGCCGCGGCGATGGATGTAGTCGAGCTCGATCAACTCGACGAGCCCGACCAGTTCGCCCTGCGTGTCGACCGCGACGAAGCGGCGTTCGCGCTGATCGTGCACGTGGCGGTCGTACAGCTGCGACAGCTCGGCGAACGTTTCGTACGGTTCCTCGAACCAGTAGCGCATGATTTTCGCGTCGTTGTTCAGCTCGTGAACGAAGCGCAGGTCCTGACGTTCCAGCGGGCGCAGCGCAAGCGTATGGGTCTCGTTCTGAAGTTGCATATTCGCGTCCTTTTTTGAGGCCGGCGTGTGCGTCGAACGCGTGCGTCCGCTGTCGCGGCCGCCGCGCGGCGCGTTGTAAGAAGTTGAACGCCGGCGAAGTTCAGAGCCTAGAATGGGAGCAAGGGTTCCTGCCACCGCAAGGAGGCTATCGTGATCGAGCATGTCATTCTCGGCATCTTTCTCGTGCTGCCGCTCGTCATTGTCGCAGCGCTGTTTTCCGACGAACTCTGGCAGGAACATCGCCGCCAGCATCCGCGCGACGAACACGCGCCGCATATCGACTGGAAGCATCCGTGGCGCCGCGTGCGTCGCGGCCACTGAATCGCCCGCCGCGCGGCGACGCGCCCGCGGCCGCGCCGCCGCGCGGCGGCCTCATCTGCCCCGACCGCGAGATTCCGACGTGAACGACAAACTGCCCACTCCCGCACACGACATTCCGAACGAAGCGATCGATCTGCAAATCGCCGACGTGCTCGCCGCCGTCCGCTACCCGGCGAACAAGGACGCGATCGTGGACGCCGCGCGCGACGCCGGCGCGAGCAACGAAGTGCTGTCGATGCTCGACGGCCTGCCGGAGCAGGATTATCCGGACGTCGATGCCGTCACGCGCTGGGTCGCCGGCAATTTCGGGCCCGGCATCGGCACCTGAGGCGACGCGCGCGCACGCCGCCGCCGCGCCACGCGTCCTGCGCGTCCTTTTGCGGCCCGACAGCTCGAAACGTCAGCGGTTTCGGCGATTTGTTACGGTCATTCTGACCGGAATAATGCGCCGTTACGCAATGGACGCCGGGGAAACGAATCCTTACAGCCGGTGTTCGGGGCGCTCGCTATGCTGGGTTCCATATCGAATCCAGCGGGTGAACGCGATGAAAAAGACTCTGTTGCTGATTGCCGGTGTGGCCGCGTTGCTGAGCGGCTGCATCGTCGTGCCGGACGGCGGCTATTACGACGGCGGGTATCACCATCATCATCGGCATTGGGACTGATGCCGATGCCGCGCACGGGCGCTTCGGCAACGCGATGACGCCCCGCTTGCCGCGCCTCGGCGCGCGGCGTTGAAGGTGAAGTGATGGCGGCGATTGCCGCGTCACTTCCCGATGCAAAACCTGCTGAAGATCACGCCCAGCAGGTCGTCCGAAGTAAATTCCCCCGTAATCGCATTGAGCTGTTCCTGCGCGAGCCGAAGCTCCTCCGCGAACAGATCGAGCGACTGCGCACGCTGTTCCGCATGCTCGGCCGCGCGCGCGAGGTGATCCTGCGCGGCGCGCAGCGCGATCAGATGCCGCTCGCGCGCGAGATACACGCCTTCCGCGCCGGCCTGCCAGCCGGCGATGCGCAGCAGCTCCGCACGCAGCAGGTCGATCCCGTCGCCGCGCTTCGCGGATAGATGCACTTCGGTCAGATCGCCTTCCGCGGCCGGATGCGCAACCGATGCCGGCACGCCGGTCAGATCCGTCTTGTTCAGCACGCGCACGACCGGCACGCCGGCCGGGAAACGCGCGGCGATTGCGTCGTCGTCCGCGGTCATCCCGGTGCGCGAATCGAGCAGATGCAGCACGACGTCCGCGCGCTCGATCTCGCTCCACGTGCGCGCGATCCCGATCCGCTCGACCTCGTCCTCGGTCTCGCGCAGGCCTGCCGTATCGATGATGTGCAGCGGAATCCCTTCGACCTGGATCGTCTGCGCGACCTTGTCGCGCGTCGTGCCGGCGATCGGCGTGACGATCGCGAGCTCCGCGCCGGCCAGCGCGTTCAGCAGCGACGACTTGCCGACGTTCGGCTGCCCCGCGAGCACGACCGACAGCCCTTCGCGCAGCAGCGCGCCCTGCCGCGCATCGCCGAGCACGTGCGCGAGCTGCGCGCGGATCTTCGCGAGCTTGCCGCGTGCGTCGGCCGCTTCGAGAAAGTCGATTTCCTCTTCCGGAAAATCGAGCGTCGCCTCGACCAGCATCCGCAGATCGATCACGTCGTCGACGAGTGCATGAATCTGCCGCGAAAACGCCCCGTCGAGCGAGCGCCCGGCCGAGCGCGCGGCTGCCTCGGTGCTTGCCTCGATCAGATCGGCGACCGCTTCGGCCTGCGCGAGATCGAGCTTGTCGTTCAGAAATGCGCGGCGCGTGAATTCGCCGGGCTCCGCGAGCCGCAGCCCGACCGCGCGACCGACGTCGAGGCAGCGCTGCAGCAGCAGCTGCATCACGATCGGGCCGCCGTGCCCCTGCAGTTCGAGCACGTGCTCGCCCGTATACGAATGCGGCGCCGGGAAGTACAGCGCGATGCCGCGATCGAGCGGCACGCCCTGCGCGTCGAGGAACGGCACGTAGCTCGCATGGCGCGGCGCGAGCCGCTGACCGCATAGTGCGTCGATCATCGGCAGCGCCGCCGCCTCGCCGCCGCGCCCGAACGAAACGCGGACGACGCCGATGCCGCCCCGGCCGGCAGCAGTGGCAATGGCGACGATCGGATCGGAATCGGTAGCGAGCATGGGGATCGGAGGCGGTGATCAGGCAGTCAGTGGTGCGCCCGCGCAACAGGTCGGGCAAACGAACGCCGGCATTGTAGCGCGCCCGCACCCGCACGGCGGGCGCATCTGGCCGTTTCAGACGGTATCGAATTTATCCCGGTGGGGATAAGCCGTGTCTCAGTCCCGTACACTGTCGCGCGACGCGCTTCGGACCGGTATGCCGTCCGGCGCGCATTCGCGCCCGCTCGTTTCGTTCCGCACCCGCCGGTCGTCAGATTTGGATTCGTCTGCATAGGATATGTTTATCCCATACAGTTGTCTGAAACGGGTCGGCGGAATTGCACAATCCTGTCCATGCCGACACCCGAAGAAAAAGCGGCGTTCTCGGAACGCCTGAAATTCGCCTTGCGGCGCAGCCCGGAAAAGATCGCCGGTGCGACGGAGCTTGCCAACCGCTTCAATCTGCGTCATCGCGGAACGCATCCGGTTTCGCCGCAGACCGCGCACAAATGGCTGACGGGCCGCACCATTCCGACGCCCGACAAACTCGAAACGCTCGCCGAGTGGCTGCGCGTCGAGTTGCACTGGCTGCACTACGGCCCGTCGCCGAGCGCGGCCGATCATGCGACGCCGCAACCGCTGCCGCGCGACGAACGCTATCCGCCGACACCGGAGACGATCGAACTCGCATCGAAGATCGAAGCGCTGTCGCCGCATCAGCGTTATCTGGTGCAGGAACTCGTCGAACAGTTCTACGGCGAACCGAAGGGCGACGCAAAGAAACCGTGAGCGGCGCGCCAAGCGCCGCCTGAAAACAAAAAGCCGCATGGCGGAACCATGCGGCTTTTTTGCATGCGCGGCGCGCGGGCAGATCGCGCGCGCGCCGTTGCGTCATGCGGGCTTCTTCTTGACGCCGCCGAGCTTGCGCGTGATGTAGTACTGCTGCGCGATCGACAGCACGTTGTTCACGACGTAGTACAGCACGAGGCCGGCCGGGAAGAAGAAGAACATCACCGAGAACGCGATCGGCATGAACTTCATCATCTTGGCCTGGACCGGATCCGGCGGCGTCGGGTTCAGGCTCGTCTGCACGTACATCGAGACGGCCATCAGCACCGGCAGGATGAAGTACGGATCGCGCTGCGACAGATCGTGAATCCACAGAATCCACGGCGCGCCGCGCATTTCGACCGACGCGAGCAGCACCCAGTACAGCGAGATGAACACCGGGATCTGGATCACGACCGGCAGACAGCCGCCGAACGGATTGACCTTCTCGGTCTTGTACAGCTCCATCAGCGCCGCGTTCATCTTCTGCGGATCGTTCTTGAAGCGTTCGCGCAGCGCCTGCATCCGCGGCGTGATTTCCTTCATGCGCGCCATCGACTTGTAGCTCGCGGCCGACAGCGGGAAGAACACGGCCTTGATCAGCAGCGTGAGCAGCACGATCGCCCAGCCCCAGTTGCCGACGTAGCTGTGGATCTTCTCGAGCAGCCAGAACAGCGGCTTCGCGATGATCGTCACCCAGCCGTAGTCCTTCACGAGTTCGAGGCCCGGCGCAATGCCTTCGAGCATGCGCTCTTCTTCCGGACCGGCAAACAGGCGCGCCTGCACGTCGACCGACTGGCCCGGCGCGATCGCGGCGACCGGCTGCTTCACGCCGACGCGGTACAGCGACGGATCGATCTTCTCCGCGTAGATGTCGCGCTTCGCGCCCTGCTGCGGAATCCACGCCGACGCGAAGTAGTGCTGCACCATCGCGACCCAGCCGTTGTCGGCGGACGTCACGTAGTCGGCCTTGTTCTTGTCGAGGTCGCTGAAGTTGATCTTCTGGAAGTGCTTCGCGTCCGTGTACACCGCCGGCCCGAGGAAGGTATGCGAGAACATCGGCGTTTCGACGGCCGTGTTGTCGCGCACGAGTTCCATGTAGAGCGTCGGCGTGACGGGCGTCGTGCCGACGTTGTCGATCTTCGTGTCGACGCCGATCACGTAGCTGCCGCGCGTGAACGTGTACGTCTTCACGACCTTCACGCCGCCCTTCACCGGCGACTCGAACGACAGCTTCAGCGTGTTCTGGTCGCCCGACAGCGACGTCGGGCCCGCATTGACCTGCGTATAGACGTCGTTGTGGTTCGGGAAGTCGCCGAGCAGGCCCGTGCGCGCGAGGTACGTGTGGCCCGCCGTGTGGTCGAACAGCGTGATGTACAGATCGGGCTGCTTGCCGTCGCCCTGCTTCTTCAGCGTGAGCTTCGCGAGCGTGCCGCCGCGCGTGTCGATTTCGCCGTCATACACGTCGGTCGAGAACTTCACGAGCTGCGCCTGTGCGGCGGGCGCCGTCGTTGCAGGCGCGGCGCCGGCAGCGGGCGCCGGCACGTTGCCGGCCGTCGTCGTCGCGCCGGTGCCGGACGCGCCGCCGGCAGCCGCGGGGGCCGTCTGCGTGGCGCTCGGGAAGAACATCGACGGGCGTCCATGGGACCGCTGCCAGTTGTCGTACAGCATGACAGCTGACATGAAGAAGATCACCCATAGGACGGTGCGTTTGATATCCATGCGTTGTCTCAGAGTCGATGGGACTGCGCGTCGGCGTCGCCGTGCGCGCGAGTGTCGGAGTTGGGCGGCGGGACGAGGTCGACGCCGCCCGCGGAAAACGGATGGCATCGGCACACGCGCCTGACGGCGAGATACGTGCCGCGCGCGGCGCCATGATACTGGATTGCCTCGCGCGCGTAATCCGAACAGGAAGGATAAAAACGGCAACGGTTGCCGAGCAGCGGACTCACGGCAACCTTGTAGAAGCGCAGCAAGGCGGTCAATACCGTTTTCATACCTGGGGCGACGCCGTTCGGCGCCGCGTCAAAACCGGCCGCGCGGGCGCGAACGCCGCGCTTCGGCACGGATGCGTCACTCGGACGCGGGCTTCAACGCGCGGCGGGCGATTTCCCGGGCCGCTCTGTCGAGCAGCTCGCGGATTTCGGCCGCGCACATCGCCGCGAGCGGAGCGGAAGCCGCGCTCGGCAGCGCTTTCTTGTCGAAGCGCGTGTGCTGCCGCAGCAGCAGGTCGTATCCCGCGAATTCGGCCCGCCGCACGCGAAACGCTTCGCGCGCAAGCCGCTTCACGAGATTGCGCGTCACGGCACGCGGCGCGTACTTCTTGCCGACGACGAGCCCCAGCCGCGCGGGCTGGCCGGTCGGCTTGCCGTAGATCACGAAATGCGCGGAGCGCCGCCACGGGCGCAAACGAAAAACGGATGAAAATTCATCCGTTTTCAGAAGTCGCGCAGCTTTCGGGAAGGCGGCTTTCGTCTGCAACGGATTCGCACCCGGTTCGACGGCACCCTCCGCAGGGCTGCGGACGGCGGACACAGCGCGCAACCCGCCTTAAATGGCGAGGCGCTTGCGGCCCTTCGCGCGGCGAGCGTTGATGACCTTGCGGCCGCCTGCCGTCTTCATGCGGACACGGAAGCCATGGGTGCGCTTGCGGCGCGTCACGGACGGTTGGTAAGTACGTTTCATGATGCTCTCACTTGTTCGAGAATGTCGAAATTCAGGGGACCGCGTGCCCTTACCGGACGCCTTCGGGCGAACGCAATCGCCGGAAATACAGGATTGGTTTTCGCGGAACCCGCTATTTAAACCGTTTTTCTCTTGACGGTCAATACTTTACGGTGCTTGCGCCTGTGCCGGCCCTCGCCGATCCGGCCCCGCGACCCACAATCGCACCCTGTGGATAAGTCCCGCTGTGACCGCGTTTGGCGTTAGAATCTCGCCTTATCTCCAAGAATCCCGCACGCCGCTTCGGCTCGCGCCTGCCTCGCCCCAGACCGTGACGCAGGCGCCCGAAGCACGCTCGCACGCCGCTTCGGGCCTTGTTGCGCGACCGCGACAAGGGCGCCGGCGAGTCGCTGTGCACGCATAAAACGACAGTCATTTGATGAACGATTTCTGGCAACACTGTTCCGCACTGCTGGAGCGCGAATTGACGCCCCAGCAGTACGTGACGTGGATCAAACCCTTGGCCCCGGTGGCCTTCGATGCGTCGGCGAACACGCTGTCCATCGCTGCGCCGAACCGCTTCAAGCTGGACTGGGTCAAGAGCCAGTTTTCGGGTCGGATCGCCGATCTGGCCCGCGATTTCTGGAACGCGCCGATCGAAGTCCAGTTCGTCCTCGATCCGAAGGCCGGCATGCGCAGCCCGGCGGCCGGCGCGGCGCCCGCTGCGCCGCGCGCGCCGCTCGCGAGCGGCCCGGCCGCGACGGTGGCCGCGATCGCGGCGAACCTGACGGCGAACCAGTCGGCCGCGCCTGCCGCGCCGGCCGACGTGCCGATGACGCCGTCGGCCGCCGCCGCGCATCATCTGAACAACGACGACGCCGACATCGACCTGCCGAGCCTGCCCGCCCACGAGGCGGCGGCCGGCCGGCGCACCTGGCGTCCGGGCCCCGGCGCCGCGCCCGCGGCAGGCGGCGAGGCCGATTCGATGTACGAGCGCTCGAAGCTGAACCCGGTGCTCACGTTCGACAACTTCGTGACCGGCAAGGCGAACCAGCTCGCGCGCGCGGCCGCGATCCAGGTCGCGGACAACCCCGGCATCTCGTACAACCCGCTGTTCCTGTACGGCGGCGTCGGCCTCGGCAAGACGCACCTGATCCACGCGATCGGCAACCAGCTGCTGCTCGACAAGCCCGGCGCGCGGATCCGCTACATCCACGCGGAGCAATACGTGTCGGACGTCGTGAAGGCGTACCAGCGCAAGGCGTTCGACGATTTCAAGCGCTACTACCACTCGCTCGACCTGCTGCTGATCGACGACATCCAGTTCTTCTCGGGCAAGTCGCGCACGCAGGAGGAATTCTTCTACGCGTTCGAGGCGCTCGTCGCGAACAAGGCGCAGGTGATCATCACCAGCGATACGTATCCGAAGGAGATTTCGGGGATCGACGATCGCCTGATCTCGCGCTTCGATTCCGGGCTGACCGTCGCGATCGAGCCGCCCGAGCTCGAGATGCGCGTCGCGATCCTGATGCGCAAGGCGCAGTCCGAAGGCGTGAACCTGTCGGAAGACGTCGCGTTCTTCGTCGCGAAGCATCTGCGCTCGAACGTGCGCGAGCTCGAGGGCGCGCTGCGCAAGATCCTCGCGTATTCGAAGTTCCACGGCCGCGAGATCTCGATCGAGCTGACCAAGGAAGCGCTGAAGGATCTGCTGACCGTGCAGAACCGGCAGATTTCGGTCGAGAACATCCAGAAGACCGTCGCCGACTTCTACAACATCAAGGTCGCCGACATGTATTCGAAGAAGCGTCCGGCGAACATCGCGCGGCCGCGGCAGATCGCGATGTATCTGGCGAAGGAACTGACGCAAAAGAGCCTGCCCGAGATCGGCGAGCTGTTCGGCGGACGCGATCACACGACCGTGCTGCACGCGGTGCGCAAGATCGCCGACGAACGCAGCAAGGACGCGCAGCTGAACCACGAACTGCACGTGCTGGAGCAGACGCTGAAGGGTTGAGCGCGCCGCGCACTTGAGAATCATGAGTCCGCCCCAATTTAGGAGGGGCGATTCGGTTTTGAGGCACAATACAGGTTTGACCGCCCCGGCGTCGGCGGGCAATACGTCCGGCCGCGGGGCGCTGCGAGGCTGCTGCGCTGCAGGCCGTCATCTCAACGAAGGAACTCTATGCAACTGGTCAAGACCGAACGAGACACCCTCCTCAGGCCGCTGCAAACGGTCAGCGGCATCGTCGAGCGCCGCCACACGTTGCCGATCCTCGCCAACCTGCTGATCACGAAGAACGGCCCGGACGTTTCTTTCCTGTCGACCGACCTGGAGCTGCAGATCACGACGCGCGCCGATTTCGGCGTCGGCAGCGACCAGGTGGCCACCACCGTCGCGGCCCGCAAGCTGCTCGACATCCTGCGCGCGATGCCCGACGGCCAGGTCACGCTGTCGCTCGCGGACAAGCGCCTCACCGTTCAGTCGGGCAAGAGCCGCTTCGCACTGCAGACGCTCGCGGCCGACGAGTTCCCGACCGTCGCGCAGGCGAAGGATTTCGGCGCGAGCCTGACCGTCCCGCAGAAGTCGTTCCGCCAGCTGCTCGGCATGGTGCACTTCGCGATGGCGCAGCAGGACATCCGCTACTACCTGAACGGCATGCTGCTCGTCGTCGACGGCGATCAGCTGATGGCCGTGGCCACCGACGGCCACCGTCTCGCGTTCTCGTCGATGAAGATCGACGGCGGCACGTTCGGGCGCCAGGAAGTGATCGTTCCGCGCAAGACCATTCTCGAGCTGCAGCGCCTGCTCGAAGACATCGACGACACCGTCACGATCGACATCGCCCAGACGCAGGCGAAGTTCACGTTCGGCCAGGTCGAGTTGGTGTCGAAGCTCGTCGAGGGCAAGTTCCCCGACTTCCAGCGCGTGATTCCGAAGGCGCACAAGAACACGTTCCAGATCGGCCGCGAGGAACTGCAGCGTTCGCTGCAACGTGCGGCGATCCTGACCTCGGACAAGTTCAAGGGCGTGCGCTGCATCGTCGCGCCCGGTCAGCTGAAGATCATGTCGACCAACGCCGATCAGGAAGAGGCGCAGGAAGAACTGGAAATCGCGTATCAGGGCGATACCGTCGACATCGGCTTCAACGTCACGTATCTGCTCGACGTGCTCGCGAACCTGAAGGTCGACACCGTGCAGGTGAGCCTCGGCGACGCGAGCTCGAGCGCACTGATCACCGTGCCCGAGAACGACGAGTTCAAGTATGTCGTGATGCCGATGCGCATCTGACGCGCGCGAC is a window encoding:
- the speG gene encoding spermidine N1-acetyltransferase encodes the protein MQLQNETHTLALRPLERQDLRFVHELNNDAKIMRYWFEEPYETFAELSQLYDRHVHDQRERRFVAVDTQGELVGLVELIELDYIHRRGEFQIIIAPQRQGRGYAGQATRLAIEYAFKVLNLRKLYLIVDTSNAAAIHIYEKCGFQHEAELKEEFFGNGTYHNAYRMCIFQRDYFAKQQAA
- a CDS encoding DUF2795 domain-containing protein gives rise to the protein MNDKLPTPAHDIPNEAIDLQIADVLAAVRYPANKDAIVDAARDAGASNEVLSMLDGLPEQDYPDVDAVTRWVAGNFGPGIGT
- the sap1 gene encoding surface attachment protein Sap1, which gives rise to MMKRTGVFLALVGACAMVSIAQAGGDVAVQPKQEIQLTKNAWGCLSKDNLDSVLSHERDGKAQAKQQYFDDFRCLSVPEGQRFRVVSVEHGDVQFVSADNSDQQGLWTDARFIKQ
- a CDS encoding VOC family protein; the encoded protein is MKPTLRGIDHVVLRVTDMAAMTRFYCDAVGCHVEKEQPDLGLVQLRAGDALIDLLAVGSKIDRADSGPPGAGRNVDHVCLRVEPFDPDALIAHFARFGARPGEPIERYGAGGYGPSIYLFDPEGNMLEFKGPPAVVG
- the yidC gene encoding membrane protein insertase YidC, which codes for MDIKRTVLWVIFFMSAVMLYDNWQRSHGRPSMFFPSATQTAPAAAGGASGTGATTTAGNVPAPAAGAAPATTAPAAQAQLVKFSTDVYDGEIDTRGGTLAKLTLKKQGDGKQPDLYITLFDHTAGHTYLARTGLLGDFPNHNDVYTQVNAGPTSLSGDQNTLKLSFESPVKGGVKVVKTYTFTRGSYVIGVDTKIDNVGTTPVTPTLYMELVRDNTAVETPMFSHTFLGPAVYTDAKHFQKINFSDLDKNKADYVTSADNGWVAMVQHYFASAWIPQQGAKRDIYAEKIDPSLYRVGVKQPVAAIAPGQSVDVQARLFAGPEEERMLEGIAPGLELVKDYGWVTIIAKPLFWLLEKIHSYVGNWGWAIVLLTLLIKAVFFPLSAASYKSMARMKEITPRMQALRERFKNDPQKMNAALMELYKTEKVNPFGGCLPVVIQIPVFISLYWVLLASVEMRGAPWILWIHDLSQRDPYFILPVLMAVSMYVQTSLNPTPPDPVQAKMMKFMPIAFSVMFFFFPAGLVLYYVVNNVLSIAQQYYITRKLGGVKKKPA
- a CDS encoding YaeQ family protein, with product MALKSTIYKAELQIADMDRHYYADHALTVARHPSETDERMMVRIATFALLAHERLEFGKGLSDTDEPDLWQKDLTGAIDAWIEVGQPDERRIAKAAGRAAQVTVIAYGGKASDIWWQGVRSKVERLRNVQVLSLAEGVAAALGRLAERTMRLQCTVQDGAAWISSADHDPVAVEWTTLKARADA
- the yidD gene encoding membrane protein insertion efficiency factor YidD, whose amino-acid sequence is MKTVLTALLRFYKVAVSPLLGNRCRFYPSCSDYAREAIQYHGAARGTYLAVRRVCRCHPFSAGGVDLVPPPNSDTRAHGDADAQSHRL
- the ada gene encoding bifunctional DNA-binding transcriptional regulator/O6-methylguanine-DNA methyltransferase Ada — its product is MKTAYPTDDARWGAVTARDPHADGAFFYAVRTTGVFCRPSCASRLPRREHVAFFDDPAAARAAGFRPCKRCQPEGLPRELEIVNRACAVLDAHSERLTLQQLSDAVHVSRFHLQRLFKRVVGVSPRQYQAAQRGAALRQALQRGQPVTRAAVDAGFNSPSRLYASVPRELGMAPSAFRRQGAGLRIDYATAPTSLGTVLVAATDKGICRIAFGDEPAALVHELKASFARAELVESPARLAPFIAQIGAYLDGTRHTFDLPLDIAPTAFQQRVWEALTHIPYGETRSYSEIAAALGAPGAVRAVASACASNPVALAIPCHRVVQKGGALAGYRWGVRRKATLLASEARRARDDEPATAAIEEDSTA
- the mnmE gene encoding tRNA uridine-5-carboxymethylaminomethyl(34) synthesis GTPase MnmE — encoded protein: MLATDSDPIVAIATAAGRGGIGVVRVSFGRGGEAAALPMIDALCGQRLAPRHASYVPFLDAQGVPLDRGIALYFPAPHSYTGEHVLELQGHGGPIVMQLLLQRCLDVGRAVGLRLAEPGEFTRRAFLNDKLDLAQAEAVADLIEASTEAAARSAGRSLDGAFSRQIHALVDDVIDLRMLVEATLDFPEEEIDFLEAADARGKLAKIRAQLAHVLGDARQGALLREGLSVVLAGQPNVGKSSLLNALAGAELAIVTPIAGTTRDKVAQTIQVEGIPLHIIDTAGLRETEDEVERIGIARTWSEIERADVVLHLLDSRTGMTADDDAIAARFPAGVPVVRVLNKTDLTGVPASVAHPAAEGDLTEVHLSAKRGDGIDLLRAELLRIAGWQAGAEGVYLARERHLIALRAAQDHLARAAEHAEQRAQSLDLFAEELRLAQEQLNAITGEFTSDDLLGVIFSRFCIGK
- a CDS encoding transcriptional regulator, giving the protein MPTPEEKAAFSERLKFALRRSPEKIAGATELANRFNLRHRGTHPVSPQTAHKWLTGRTIPTPDKLETLAEWLRVELHWLHYGPSPSAADHATPQPLPRDERYPPTPETIELASKIEALSPHQRYLVQELVEQFYGEPKGDAKKP